In Flexibacter flexilis DSM 6793, a genomic segment contains:
- a CDS encoding zinc metallopeptidase, with protein sequence MMFGYIIAAIFGLISWAVSARLKNKFAEYSQTGLRSNLSGAEIAQLMLNDHGIYNVTVHSVEGELTDHYNPANRTVNLSRDVYYGRNAAAAAVAAHECGHAVQHATAYSFLQFRSAMVPVLSVSSRFMPWLILIGFFALRYSVVPLELGIALFSLTTLFSFITLPVEFDASARALAWIDRRKIVTPQEHAMAKDALWWAAMTYVVSALGSLATLLYYIAVLLGARRND encoded by the coding sequence ATGATGTTCGGTTATATAATTGCCGCCATTTTCGGTTTGATTAGTTGGGCGGTAAGTGCAAGACTCAAAAACAAATTTGCGGAATATTCCCAAACGGGTTTGCGCAGTAATTTGAGCGGTGCGGAAATCGCACAACTCATGCTCAACGACCACGGGATTTATAATGTTACGGTGCATTCGGTAGAAGGCGAACTAACCGACCACTACAACCCCGCCAACCGTACCGTTAATTTGAGTCGCGATGTGTATTACGGTCGTAACGCCGCTGCCGCTGCCGTTGCCGCGCACGAATGTGGCCACGCCGTACAACACGCCACCGCGTACAGCTTTTTGCAATTCCGCTCGGCAATGGTGCCTGTGTTGTCGGTTTCTTCGCGCTTTATGCCTTGGTTGATTCTAATAGGCTTTTTTGCCCTACGTTATTCCGTTGTTCCGCTCGAACTTGGCATTGCCTTGTTTTCGCTTACGACCTTGTTTAGCTTCATTACTTTGCCCGTAGAATTTGATGCCAGCGCACGCGCTTTGGCATGGATAGACCGCCGCAAAATCGTAACGCCACAAGAACACGCTATGGCCAAAGACGCGCTTTGGTGGGCTGCCATGACTTACGTGGTTTCGGCTTTGGGTTCGTTGGCTACGCTGTTGTATTACATCGCAGTTTTGTTAGGCGCACGCCGCAACGACTAA
- the rfaE2 gene encoding D-glycero-beta-D-manno-heptose 1-phosphate adenylyltransferase — translation MNCANKIQSLDQAIAQVQDWKNQQQKIVFTNGCFDILHLGHVDYLEKARNLGDKLVLGLNTDASVSRLKGSLRPVVSEYARARVMASLAFVDLVVLFGEDTPLRLIEAIEPDILTKGNDYTIQNIVGADFVLARGGQVLTVPLVENYSTTNIINKIKAAY, via the coding sequence ATGAATTGTGCCAACAAGATCCAGTCACTTGACCAAGCCATTGCGCAAGTGCAAGACTGGAAAAACCAACAACAGAAAATCGTGTTTACGAACGGTTGTTTTGATATTTTGCATTTAGGCCACGTGGACTATTTGGAAAAAGCCCGTAACTTAGGGGACAAACTCGTGTTGGGGCTAAACACGGATGCTTCCGTGAGCCGCCTGAAAGGTTCGTTGCGGCCTGTAGTCAGCGAGTACGCGCGTGCGCGTGTAATGGCTTCGTTGGCTTTCGTGGATTTGGTGGTGCTGTTCGGGGAAGATACGCCATTACGACTGATTGAGGCCATCGAACCTGACATTCTGACAAAAGGCAACGATTATACGATTCAAAATATCGTTGGTGCAGATTTTGTATTGGCTCGTGGCGGGCAGGTGCTTACCGTGCCTTTGGTCGAAAATTATTCAACTACCAATATTATCAACAAAATCAAAGCAGCTTATTAA
- a CDS encoding regulatory protein RecX → MQEEEKRFVQFCQQAAAFCAYQERTPKQVTEKLQQLAATPDETEEVIQWLISEKFLSVERYAQSYSNGKFRFKKWGKLKIRQGLRQSGLTDTEASMGMDEIDQDQYEQTLYALLLKKYQSLKTELSPMQKRGKLYFFAASKGYESDLIRQYIEQIMREEV, encoded by the coding sequence ATGCAAGAAGAAGAAAAGCGATTTGTACAATTTTGCCAACAGGCTGCCGCTTTTTGCGCCTACCAAGAACGCACACCCAAGCAAGTAACCGAAAAATTGCAGCAACTTGCAGCCACACCCGACGAGACGGAAGAGGTGATTCAATGGCTTATTTCCGAAAAATTTTTGAGTGTGGAACGCTACGCGCAATCTTATTCTAACGGCAAATTTCGGTTCAAAAAATGGGGAAAACTCAAGATTCGGCAAGGCCTTCGCCAAAGCGGACTCACTGACACAGAGGCCAGTATGGGCATGGACGAAATAGACCAAGACCAATACGAACAAACTTTGTACGCACTTTTGTTGAAGAAATACCAAAGCCTCAAAACCGAGCTTAGTCCAATGCAAAAACGCGGAAAATTGTATTTCTTTGCGGCTTCCAAAGGCTATGAGTCCGACCTTATCAGACAGTACATTGAGCAGATAATGCGCGAAGAAGTTTAA
- a CDS encoding WG repeat-containing protein, with translation MAQNKTSLSTWTLHNIHNQEIGKWSCDTIFPITNSVFAYQIQHHWGLMWLPAKKVIEPTFEGIGTQSVNNNVIFKANGKYGLLSLKGYSALPPAFDSIYMTLNHIYTKNELGWQVYSGHNYKPLSAVFEAMQPASQGLRAVKPDGGCWTYTDSAGRYVLPVSFDTLEAFVNNNAIAKREGLWGVLEISGNWLQNPVYKNLTRLTDSTFLAQTDSNFAMIDLYGNAMHATKDTLRLREDGFVLQKRAVKVGLWDRNGCKIVPVELDYEQISDFNPKDSTFILSQDVCRGMAHARLGVTLPPSPKFSRIEPMAEGLARAKIGKYYGFIDLNGFVRIANRYDSVGIFSEGLTAVMLKKRWGYINRNENIIIQPLYQKALPFGRGVAIIKKKNEFGIVNANGQEVHAAALDSLYQLESGYFVSVKNKHKGILQPTGQVITYPNFDNIEHLYNGLFLVERNNKFGVYKTDGEPFIPLTYRRISYEHRFKLYCIKH, from the coding sequence ATGGCGCAAAATAAAACAAGTTTATCGACATGGACACTACACAATATTCATAACCAAGAAATAGGGAAATGGTCTTGCGATACGATTTTTCCGATTACCAACAGCGTATTTGCTTATCAAATACAGCACCATTGGGGGCTGATGTGGTTACCTGCCAAAAAAGTAATTGAGCCTACGTTTGAGGGCATCGGGACGCAGTCGGTGAATAACAATGTTATTTTTAAAGCAAATGGCAAATATGGTTTGTTGAGTCTGAAAGGATATTCGGCACTGCCACCTGCTTTTGACTCTATTTACATGACACTCAACCACATTTATACCAAAAATGAATTGGGCTGGCAAGTGTATTCGGGGCATAATTACAAACCTTTGTCGGCGGTTTTTGAGGCCATGCAGCCCGCCTCGCAAGGCTTGAGAGCCGTGAAACCCGATGGAGGTTGCTGGACGTACACCGACAGCGCAGGCCGCTATGTGTTGCCTGTGAGTTTTGACACGTTGGAGGCTTTTGTGAATAACAATGCCATTGCCAAGCGTGAAGGACTTTGGGGCGTGCTGGAAATTTCGGGCAATTGGCTTCAAAATCCTGTGTATAAAAATCTGACGCGCCTGACGGACTCTACTTTTTTAGCCCAAACCGACAGCAATTTTGCGATGATAGACCTTTACGGCAATGCCATGCATGCCACCAAAGACACCTTGCGCCTTCGCGAAGATGGTTTTGTGTTGCAGAAACGCGCCGTAAAAGTTGGACTTTGGGATAGAAATGGTTGTAAAATTGTTCCAGTAGAGCTTGATTATGAACAGATTAGCGACTTTAACCCCAAAGATAGTACGTTTATTCTTTCGCAAGATGTGTGTAGAGGTATGGCGCACGCGCGTTTGGGTGTAACGTTGCCCCCAAGTCCCAAATTTTCGCGCATTGAGCCGATGGCCGAAGGGTTGGCACGCGCCAAAATTGGCAAATATTACGGTTTTATTGACCTCAACGGGTTTGTGCGTATCGCGAATCGCTACGATTCGGTCGGCATTTTTTCCGAAGGTTTGACGGCTGTTATGCTCAAAAAACGCTGGGGTTATATCAACCGCAACGAAAACATTATTATACAGCCACTTTACCAAAAGGCTCTTCCGTTTGGGCGTGGTGTGGCCATTATCAAGAAAAAAAATGAATTTGGGATAGTGAACGCCAACGGTCAAGAAGTACACGCGGCCGCGTTGGATAGTCTGTATCAGCTCGAATCAGGCTATTTTGTGAGTGTAAAAAACAAACATAAAGGTATATTGCAACCCACAGGCCAAGTGATTACTTACCCGAATTTTGATAACATAGAGCATTTGTATAATGGCTTGTTTTTAGTAGAACGAAATAACAAATTTGGAGTGTACAAAACCGATGGCGAACCGTTTATTCCGCTCACATACAGACGAATAAGCTACGAACATCGTTTCAAACTCTATTGCATAAAGCACTGA